Proteins encoded within one genomic window of Polyodon spathula isolate WHYD16114869_AA chromosome 32, ASM1765450v1, whole genome shotgun sequence:
- the LOC121303304 gene encoding gap junction beta-3 protein-like, with the protein MLAVPYVSFKAAHVISVWCIVQTAGGVRDIILCKFVVTGSLKKQQKVTLPAPSVTQCCATMNWTSLEGLLNGVNKYSTVFGRVWLSMVFVFRVLVFVVAAQKVWGDESKDFVCNTQQPGCTNVCYDSIFPISHVRLWALQLIFVTCPSFLVVAHVKYREIKDLKHAKVHKGSHLYANPGKKRGGLWWTYFFSLVFKASFDAAFLYILFYIYHGYDMPRLSKCELDSGLRLDLDNEEAAVAQQRAGRQRNVKPESKGTV; encoded by the exons ATGCTTGCGGTACCATacgtttctttcaaagctgcacatgtGATTTCTGTGTGGTGCATAGTGCAGACCGCAGGTGGGGTTCGTGACATTATCTTGTGCAAGTTTGTCGTTACGGGTTCCCTAAAGAAACAGCAGAAGGTGACGCTGCCAGCCCCCAGCGTCACACAG TGCTGTGCCACGATGAACTGGACGTCTCTGGAAGGTCTGCTCAACGGGGTCAACAAGTATTCCACAGTGTTCGGCCGCGTGTGGCTCTCGATGGTCTTCGTCTTCCGAGTGCTGGTGTTCGTGGTGGCAGCACAGAAGGTGTGGGGCGATGAATCCAAGGACTTTGTCTGCAACACCCAGCAGCCTGGCTGCACCAATGTCTGCTATGACAGCATCTTCCCCATCTCTCATGTGCGCCTCTGGGCCCTGCAGCTCATCTTCGTCACCTGCCCCTCCTTCCTGGTGGTGGCTCACGTCAAGTACCGCGAGATCAAGGATCTGAAGCACGCCAAGGTCCACAAGGGCTCCCATCTCTACGCCAACCCCGGGAAGAAGCGCGGCGGGCTCTGGTGGACCTACTTCTTCAGCCTGGTCTTCAAGGCCAGCTTTGACGCAGCCTTCCTCTACATCCTCTTCTACATCTACCACGGCTACGACATGCCCCGGCTCTCCAAGTGTGAACTGGA CTCTGGGCTAAGGTTAGACCTGGATAATGAGGAAGCCGCAGTGGCACAGCAGAGAGCAGGCAGGCAGAGAAACGTGAAACCTGAGAGCAAGGGGACTGTGTGA